Within Massilia endophytica, the genomic segment TGCCGACAGCATTGCTCTCTTCCACGCCGCCCCAGTTGGTATTGACCTTCACCGGACGCTTGTCGCGCGGGCCGATGCCGTCGCGCCAGTGGTATTCGTCGGCAAAGCAGCCGCCCGGCCAGCGCACCAGCGGCACGTGCATGTCCTTCAGGGCGCCGATCACGTCGTTGCGCCAGCCCCTGGTGTTGGGGATCTTCGAATCGGGACCAACCCACATGCCCTCATAGATACCCGCGCCCAGGTGCTCCGCGAACTGGCCGTAAATATTCTTGTTGATGACGGGACCCGGCTTGGCCGTGTCGATGGTCACGCTCACCTGGGCGAACGCTGCACCGCTGGCGGCGATGCCGAGGGCGAGGATGGTCTTCTTGAACATGCTGTCTCCTGTTGTTATCGTTACTTGAAGGTGGCCACGAAGCCGCCATGTGGCTTGATGGTGATCCGCGTGGCTTTCGCCGCGCCGATATCGGACTGGATGAAGCTGCGCTCTCCCGCTCCATCCGTAATGAGCTTGCCCCGCTTGCCGATGAAGGCGAGGTCGAGGGTCAGGGTCATTTCACTGCCGCTGCCGTTGAAGCCCGCGACGTACCAGGCCTTGCCCGCGCGGCGCGCGATCACTGCATACTCGCCCGGGAAGCCGTCGACGAACCTGCTGTCGTCCCAGCTGCGCGGCAGCTCGCGCAGGAAGCTCTTCACGTAGGCTGGCGCCGTAGCCATGCCTTCGGGGATCTCGGCGAAGTGCTGGATGCCGGACACGAAGAGCACCGATTCGGCCAGTTCGAAGCCGTTGCGCGTGGTGCGCCTGATGTTCGGGATATCGCCGAAGACCATGGGCGTGAAGTCCATGGGATCGAAGAGGTTGCGGGTGAAGGGAATCATCGCCGCGTGGGGCGCAACCGGGTCCTGGAGAGACTGGTCGAACGTGGCGAACTCGAAGCCGCGGATGGCCTCGGCCGTCATCAGGTTCGGCCAGGTGCGGGACCAGCCGCGCGGCAGCGTTGCACCGTGGAAGTTCACCAGCAGCTGCGCATCGTAGGCGTCCTTCAGGATATCCACGTAGTAGGCGATCATGGACTGGCCGTCGCCGCCAAAGAAGTCGACCTTGATGCCCTTGATTCCAATTTCGTGCAGACGCTTGAACTCGGCCACGCGCGATTCGCGGGTGAGCAGCTTGTCCTTGGGCGTCATGTCGGTATCGTTCCACGAACCGGCGGAGTTGTACCAGACCAGGATGCCGATGCCCTTTTTCTTCGCATAGCCCGCAAGCTCGCGCACCTTGTCGTAACCGATCTTCTGGTCCCAGAGGGCGTCGATCAGGGTGTAGTCCCAGTGCATGTCCGCCGCGTAGTCGATGAACTTCTTCTGGGTGTCGTAGTTCGTGAAATCGTCCTTCAGGATGGCCCAGCTCCATGAGGCATGGCCCGGCTTGATCCAGCTGGCGGCGGGCCGCGCGGCCGGTGCAGCGAGGTCGGTGCCCAGCGTGGAGTTCACCAGCGTATCGAGGCCACCAATGGCCATCACGCGCCACGGCGAAACCAGCTCTCCCTCGGCGTGCGCCAGCAAGGCTTCGCCGGGGCGCGCCTCCTCCGGCGCGGGTCCCGCAATGCGGTAGACGCCACCTTCGCTCCGGACCGCCAGGCGCGAGGCGTGGAAGCTGCCGTCCATGCCCGCCTCGGTCAGCGCAATCCAGTTGTCGCCGCTGCGGAACAGAGCAGGGAAAACCCAGCCCGCCATCGGCGACGGCGTACCGGCAGGGATATCCTTCTGCCAGTACTCCTCGTAGGAAGGGTTGGTACGCGCAAAGCCGGTCTTGGCAGCAGCCATGGGCTGCAGCCAGGCCCGCGCCGAAGGCGCGAAGGCAAAACCAGTGGCTTCGGACAGGAACTTCAGCTGCGGCCCGCGCACGGTGTAGCGGAAGGCCACGCCGTCGTTGGACACGCGGAAGGTCACATCGAGCGCCTGCTGCTGCGGATTGCGCAGCGTCCAGGTCTGCTCGTTGGCCACATAGCTGTTCTTGCGGCGCTTGCCTGTTGCGAGCTCATAGCTCTCGCGCACCGCGTGTACTGGCGACGCGGCGCCGAGCGAAAGCCTGTCCGCCAGATCCATGCCTTCGAGCTTCATGCCCAGCGGCGAAGGCAGCAGCACCTCTGCGCCATCGCGGCGCACGGCGTACCGGGCCTCGCCCTGCGGCGAAACAGTCACATCGACCGACAGACGCCCGTCCGGGCTGCTCAGCGCCGCGTAAGCGGGCAGGGATGCACCCAGCGCGAGTGCGAGGGCGGCTCTCTTGAAAAATGCCTTCATGATCAGATCCATCCCGCGTCGACGATGAACTCCTGCGCGGTGCACATGGCGCTGTCGTCGGCTGCCAGGAAGAGCACCATGGAGGAAACGTGTTCCGGCATCAGCATGCCCGGCAGGCACTGGGCCCTGGCGATTTCCGCCTTGGCCGCGTCGTCCACCCACAGGTCGAGCTGACGCTGTGTCATCACCCAGCCGGGCGTCACGGTGTTGACGCGGATGCCGTAGCCGCCCAGGTCGCGCGCCAGCGAGCGCGTAAGGCCGATCACGGCCGATTTCGATGTCGCGTAGACCGGATAACCCGCGCCCTTGGCATGGAAGGACATGGAGCTGATATTGATGATGGAGCCTCCGCCCTTCTTCCTCATGCCCGCAATCACGGACTGGCAGGTGAAGAACATGGGGCGCTGGTTGATGGCGATGCGCTGGTCCCAGTATTCGAGCGTGACTTCCTCCGCCTTGTGGCGCTGGTCGTTGGCGGCATTGTTGACCAGGACGTCGAAGTCGCCGATGTCCGCGGCCAGATCGGCCATGGTCTTCTGCAGCGCGGGGATATCGGTGATGTCGCAATGGCGGAACAGGGGGGCCGAGTGGCCTGCCGCCTTGATCTTCTCCACCAGCGCCTCGCTCGCATCGCGCAAGATGTCCACGAAGGCCACCTGCGCGCCCTGCTCCGCAAACGCCGTGACGATGGATTCGCCGATGCCGCTGCCGCCTCCCGTCACAAATACGCGCTTGCCGCGCAGGCTGCCAAACTTGGCCAGATCAGTCATGCTTTGTCTCCATTCTGTTCTTCTTAATCTTTCGTCAGCGCGCCGTCGCGGCGGCGCCAGATGCCGAGCGGGTTGCCGTCGCGCAGAGCCTCCGGCAACAGCGCCTGCGGAATATTCTGGTAGCACACGGGGCGCAGGAAACGGTTGATCGCACCAGTGCCCACCGAGGTGCTGCGGCCATCCGCCGTGGACGGGAAAGGTCCGCCGTGCACCATGGCCGTCGACACTTCCACGCCGGTGGGGAAGCCATTGGCCAGGATGCGGCCCACCTTGCGCTCCAGTACCGGCAGCAGCGCTTCGGCGGCTTCATAGTCGCCTTCGTCCAGCTGCAAGGTGGCGGTCAGCTGGCCTTCGAGGCGCTCGATCACGTTCTTCACTTCTTCCAGCGACTCGCAGGCCACGATCAGCGAGGCGGGACCGAACACTTCGTCCTGCAGCGCATGCGTCTTCAGGAAGTCCGATGCGCGGGACTGGAACAACGCGGGAGCGCCCTTGCCCTCTTCCTGCGCGGCCAGCGCTACGGTCTTGACGCAGGACTCGGCGGCGAGCTTCGCCACGCCTTCCTGGTAGGCGCCGGCGATACCGGGGGTCAGCATCACACCTGGAGCGGTGTTGCCCAGGGCTGCGGCGGCATCGGCCGCAAACTTGTCCAGCTCCGGCCCCGCCAGGCCGACGACCATGCCGGGATTGGTGCAGAACTGGCCCACGCCCAGGGTCAGCGAGGCGGCGAACTGCTGGGCGATGCTCTCCCCGCGCGCTGCCAGCGCCTTCGGCAGCAGGATCACGGGATTGATCGAGCTCATTTCGGCGTAGACCGGAATCGGCTGCGGACGCGCTGCGGCCACCGCCATCAGCGCCGTCCCGCCTGCGCGCGAACCCGTAAAGCCTACGGCCTGGATGGCAGGATGCGCCACCAGCGTGGTGCCGATATGGCGGCCGGTGCCGGTCAGCAGCGAGAACGTGCCCTTCGGCAGGCCGCAGCGTTCGACGGCGCGCGTGACGGCGCGGCCAACCAGCTCGGAGGTGCCCGGGTGGGCCGAGTGCGACTTCAGAACGACGGGGCAGCCCGCCGCAAACGCGGACGCGGTATCGCCGCCAGCCACGGAGAAGGCGAGCGGGAAATTGGAGGCGGCGAAGACGGCCACGGGGCCGACGCCGATGAGGCGCATGCGCAGGTCGGGACGCGGCGGGGTGCGATCGGGCAGCGGCGTGTCCAGGCGCGCATCCCGCCAGGAGCCCTCGCGCAGCAGGTCGGCGAAGAGTTTGAGCTGGTTCACCGTGCGGCCGCGCTCACCTTCCAGGCGTGCACGCGGCAGTCCGCTCTCGGCCATGGCCCGCCCGATCAGCTCATCGCCGAGGGCCACGATCTCTTCGCCCACGGTTTCCAGGAATTTTGCGCGTTCCACGTCCGATGTGGCGCGGAAGCTGTCGAAAGCCTCGCCTGCCAGGCGGCAGGCCTGGTCGATCTGTGCTTCGCTCACGGCGCTGAAGGCCGGTTCGATGTATTCGCGTTTCGCGGGATCGAAGGCCTTGACGCTGCTGCCCTCCCCTTTGACGGCCGCGCCGCCAATCAATGCTTCGCCGGTAATGGTCACAGTGGTTTCACTTTCGCATAAGAGGTTTCAACGACGGCCAGCGGATTGCGCAGCGCGGGGCCGAATACGGGAGCTTCGATTTCGAAGATCTCGCCGGGCTCGACGCTGATGCCGTCCGCGAAGCTCAGGGTCGCCGTGCCGAAGAAGTGGATGTGCACATCGCCAGGGCGCTTGAACAGGCCGTACTTGAAGTGGTGGTGCTCCAGGTTGGCGATGGTGTGGCTCATGTTCTGCTCACCGCTGACGAAAGGCTTCTCCCAGCGCAGCTTGCCGTCCTTGCCATACACGCGGGACACGCCCTCGACAT encodes:
- a CDS encoding glycoside hydrolase family 97 protein produces the protein MKAFFKRAALALALGASLPAYAALSSPDGRLSVDVTVSPQGEARYAVRRDGAEVLLPSPLGMKLEGMDLADRLSLGAASPVHAVRESYELATGKRRKNSYVANEQTWTLRNPQQQALDVTFRVSNDGVAFRYTVRGPQLKFLSEATGFAFAPSARAWLQPMAAAKTGFARTNPSYEEYWQKDIPAGTPSPMAGWVFPALFRSGDNWIALTEAGMDGSFHASRLAVRSEGGVYRIAGPAPEEARPGEALLAHAEGELVSPWRVMAIGGLDTLVNSTLGTDLAAPAARPAASWIKPGHASWSWAILKDDFTNYDTQKKFIDYAADMHWDYTLIDALWDQKIGYDKVRELAGYAKKKGIGILVWYNSAGSWNDTDMTPKDKLLTRESRVAEFKRLHEIGIKGIKVDFFGGDGQSMIAYYVDILKDAYDAQLLVNFHGATLPRGWSRTWPNLMTAEAIRGFEFATFDQSLQDPVAPHAAMIPFTRNLFDPMDFTPMVFGDIPNIRRTTRNGFELAESVLFVSGIQHFAEIPEGMATAPAYVKSFLRELPRSWDDSRFVDGFPGEYAVIARRAGKAWYVAGFNGSGSEMTLTLDLAFIGKRGKLITDGAGERSFIQSDIGAAKATRITIKPHGGFVATFK
- a CDS encoding SDR family NAD(P)-dependent oxidoreductase, translating into MTDLAKFGSLRGKRVFVTGGGSGIGESIVTAFAEQGAQVAFVDILRDASEALVEKIKAAGHSAPLFRHCDITDIPALQKTMADLAADIGDFDVLVNNAANDQRHKAEEVTLEYWDQRIAINQRPMFFTCQSVIAGMRKKGGGSIINISSMSFHAKGAGYPVYATSKSAVIGLTRSLARDLGGYGIRVNTVTPGWVMTQRQLDLWVDDAAKAEIARAQCLPGMLMPEHVSSMVLFLAADDSAMCTAQEFIVDAGWI
- a CDS encoding aldehyde dehydrogenase (NADP(+)); this encodes MTITGEALIGGAAVKGEGSSVKAFDPAKREYIEPAFSAVSEAQIDQACRLAGEAFDSFRATSDVERAKFLETVGEEIVALGDELIGRAMAESGLPRARLEGERGRTVNQLKLFADLLREGSWRDARLDTPLPDRTPPRPDLRMRLIGVGPVAVFAASNFPLAFSVAGGDTASAFAAGCPVVLKSHSAHPGTSELVGRAVTRAVERCGLPKGTFSLLTGTGRHIGTTLVAHPAIQAVGFTGSRAGGTALMAVAAARPQPIPVYAEMSSINPVILLPKALAARGESIAQQFAASLTLGVGQFCTNPGMVVGLAGPELDKFAADAAAALGNTAPGVMLTPGIAGAYQEGVAKLAAESCVKTVALAAQEEGKGAPALFQSRASDFLKTHALQDEVFGPASLIVACESLEEVKNVIERLEGQLTATLQLDEGDYEAAEALLPVLERKVGRILANGFPTGVEVSTAMVHGGPFPSTADGRSTSVGTGAINRFLRPVCYQNIPQALLPEALRDGNPLGIWRRRDGALTKD